CCGGCTCTTTGCCCGCTTTGATGGCTTTGGTTGCCCGCTCTAGCATATCCATATATAAGCTAAAGCCGATAGCTTGCATGTTACCACTTTGCTGTTTACCCAATATCTCGCCGGCACCGCGAATCTCTAAATCTTCACTGGCTAGCATGAAGCCTGCGCCCAAGGTGTTGGCTCTCTGAATAGCATGCAAGCGCCGTTTGGCATCGCCTTTTAGACCTTTTAAAGAAGGTACTAATAGGTAGCAGTAAGCTTGATGATGGCTACGCCCTACTCGGCCGCGTAGCTGATGCAGCTGAGCTAAACCAAATTTATCGGCACGCTCAATGATAATAGTATTGGCATTCGGGATATCAATACCAGTTTCAATAATGGTTGAGCACACCAAAACATTGAACTTTTTATGGTAAAACTGCTGCATAACCTGTTCAAGCTGACGCTCTTGCATCTGTCCGTGAGCAACGCCTACCCGAGCCTCTGGTACTAGCTCCCGAATGGTTTCCGCCATGCGCTCAATACTAGCCACGTCATTATGCAGCAGATACACTTGCCCGCCGCGTAATAGCTCACGCAGTATCGCCTCTTTCATCAAAGCATCTGTTTTTTGCATCACAAAAGTCTTAATCGCTAGGCGACGGGCGGGCGGCGTGGCAATAATAGACATATCACGCATACCTGATAGCGCCATATTGAGCGTCCTTGGGATGGGCGTTGCCGTCATGGACATACTATCAACATTGGTCTGAATAGCTTTTATACGCTCTTTGTGACGCACTCCAAAGCGATGCTCTTCATCAACAATCATCAGACCTAAATTAGCAAATTTAACATCTGGCTGTAATAATTTATGCGTGCCGATGACGATATCTACTTTGCCAGCAGCTAAATCCGTTAACACTGTTTCTTGATGTTTTTTACCACCGAAACGTGACAGAGTCTCAATACGTACTGGCCAGTCCGCAAAACGGTCACGGAAGTTGTCTTCATGTTGTCCTGCCAGCAAGGTCGTGGGCACCAAAACTGCCACTTGATAGCCAGCGCTGACTGCAATAAAAGCAGCACGCATGGCCACTTCGGTTTTACCAAAGCCCACATCGCCGCAAATCAGTCGATCCATTGGCTGATTCTGCTTCATATCATGGATGACGGCTTGAATAGCATTGGCCTGATCGGGAGTCTCTTCAAACGCAAATTGACTGGCAAATAGCTCGTACTGAGAGATATCCATTTTAAAGTTAATACCGACTTTGGCTTCACGCCTTGCCTGCATATTAAGCAGCTCTGCCGCTACATCATGAATCTGCTCGAGCGCCTTTTGCTTGGCTTTATCCCATTTGCCACTACCAATTTTATGCAGCGGTGCTAGCGCTGGATCGCCGCCACTATAGCGGCTAATCATTTGCAAATTAGCCACCGGCACATAAATACTAGCATCGTCAGCGTACTTTAGATGAATGAACTCTTGCTCACCGTCGCCGACATCCAAGGTAATTAGACCGTTATAGCGCCCGATACCGTGCTCAATGTGCACGACAGGACTGCCCTCAGTCATCTCAGTGACGCTCTTGACCAAAAACTCTTCTGAAACCCCGCCACTTTGGCGACGACGACGGGTTTGTAGCACTTGACGACCAAATAGCTGAGTCTCGCTAATCATTACCAAGCGCTCAGGGATATAAACCCCGCGCTCAATAGGAGCCACGGTCAGTCCTACCTGTGGACGCTGGTTTTGATTGTGAATATGCTCTTTATTATGGGCTAAAAAGTCTCTGAAACTATCATAGGCTTGTATATCAATTTTGCCTTTGAATAGCTCAATCAAAATCTCACGGCGACCCGCCGTTTCGGCGACTACTAATACTGGCGTATTGCTCTGCATTTGAGTATCTAAAAACCCTAACAGCTCAGATAGAGGCTCGGCTTTTTGATGATTAATAGCCAGCTGCGGCGGTTGCTGGGCGCTTAAAGTCACTAAGCCCTGAGGTTTGTGAGATTCTGAATCTCTATCAGACTTATCAGGATTTTTATTTTGATCTTTAGCGGTGTCTATTACAGTAAGCAACTCTTCGCGTGCACTCAATATTACTCGTGGATAATGATTAAGCTGCTCGTTAAGCAGGTTCGCAGTTAGATATAACCACTCAGGGGCGACAATAGGTTTATCAATATCGTGCCGACGCTCTTCGTAGCGGCGCTGAATCTGTGACCAATAATCAACTTGACGCTCCCCAATCAGCTCATCGGTAATAAATAGAGCATTATCAGGCAAGTAAGCAAATAAACTGCTCTCTTGACGCCAATCTTCTAAATCAAAAAACAGCGGCTGATAATACTCTAAACCGCTACTGGCAATGCCTGCCATCACATCTTTATGCAGCTCAAACTTACGGCTGCTGGTATTAGGAAACATCGCCGCAAAGTTCGTCCGAAAGGTTTCGCGGCCCTCATCTAGCGGAAACTCTTTA
This sequence is a window from Psychrobacter jeotgali. Protein-coding genes within it:
- the mfd gene encoding transcription-repair coupling factor: MPITALTDAFAPINQQLFPIKDTQKRWLAPVHGAVSSLWLASLVKTPLWEIADRLKIVVTRDQNQLNQIETELAFCGVDAYVFPDWETLTYDELSPHQDIVSERINLLTDMPSSGVLLISIQALMHRVAPPSWLIGQHFDLSVGDRFDINTQRELLAKAGYRAVENVFEPGEFAVRGSIVDIFAMGQPFPLRLDLFDDEIETIRFFHPQTQRTLTDDDLKNMISGKDNSMGAESLSLLHKLPDISKPIKKFQILPAKEFPLDEGRETFRTNFAAMFPNTSSRKFELHKDVMAGIASSGLEYYQPLFFDLEDWRQESSLFAYLPDNALFITDELIGERQVDYWSQIQRRYEERRHDIDKPIVAPEWLYLTANLLNEQLNHYPRVILSAREELLTVIDTAKDQNKNPDKSDRDSESHKPQGLVTLSAQQPPQLAINHQKAEPLSELLGFLDTQMQSNTPVLVVAETAGRREILIELFKGKIDIQAYDSFRDFLAHNKEHIHNQNQRPQVGLTVAPIERGVYIPERLVMISETQLFGRQVLQTRRRRQSGGVSEEFLVKSVTEMTEGSPVVHIEHGIGRYNGLITLDVGDGEQEFIHLKYADDASIYVPVANLQMISRYSGGDPALAPLHKIGSGKWDKAKQKALEQIHDVAAELLNMQARREAKVGINFKMDISQYELFASQFAFEETPDQANAIQAVIHDMKQNQPMDRLICGDVGFGKTEVAMRAAFIAVSAGYQVAVLVPTTLLAGQHEDNFRDRFADWPVRIETLSRFGGKKHQETVLTDLAAGKVDIVIGTHKLLQPDVKFANLGLMIVDEEHRFGVRHKERIKAIQTNVDSMSMTATPIPRTLNMALSGMRDMSIIATPPARRLAIKTFVMQKTDALMKEAILRELLRGGQVYLLHNDVASIERMAETIRELVPEARVGVAHGQMQERQLEQVMQQFYHKKFNVLVCSTIIETGIDIPNANTIIIERADKFGLAQLHQLRGRVGRSHHQAYCYLLVPSLKGLKGDAKRRLHAIQRANTLGAGFMLASEDLEIRGAGEILGKQQSGNMQAIGFSLYMDMLERATKAIKAGKEPDLNTPLSLTSEINLHSSALIPEEYLHDVHQRLLFYKRISNADDKEALTDIRTEMIDRFGTLPDQTKQLFAIHNLRLLAEPLQINKIDASSHNMTVEFAPDTPVDAMAIIKLIQADGQHYRMNGASGIRYNNTDKLATPQQRVNAIQELLSYFSEHVVAEPA